A single genomic interval of Bradyrhizobium japonicum USDA 6 harbors:
- a CDS encoding SphA family protein — protein MGTNEAGIRVIGCAVMTAALVLYPDVSSADQGGSSFWFPGQFASFVAVQQTPGWTLSAIYYHSSVAAAGSAAAAREILVGRIPATVNVNLNLALSGRADLVALAPSYTFATPVLGGQLVAGMAGQFGRAAANVSGTLTAIAGPIVATRSGTLEGSLTSYGDLAPFAQLLWKNGVNNYMAYFTGNIPVGDYDPLRLPNIGLGHGAVDAGGGYTYFNEATGNEFSGVAGFTYNFPNPDTRYRSGIDFHFDWGASHFLSKQLFVGIAGYAYQQITDDSGQNPILGGFRSRAFGVGPQIGYNFPVGDMQGSLGLRGYGEFGAANRPSGWNAWLTFTISPTAAAATAPRKHVVAR, from the coding sequence ATGGGGACGAATGAAGCAGGAATTCGCGTTATCGGCTGTGCGGTGATGACCGCAGCTCTCGTGCTTTACCCTGACGTTTCATCCGCTGATCAGGGCGGCAGTTCATTCTGGTTTCCGGGGCAGTTTGCGAGCTTCGTTGCCGTGCAGCAGACGCCGGGGTGGACGCTCTCCGCGATCTACTACCACTCCAGCGTCGCCGCCGCCGGGAGCGCTGCCGCAGCCAGAGAAATCCTGGTGGGTCGAATTCCTGCAACCGTCAACGTCAATCTGAATCTGGCTCTGAGCGGGCGAGCCGACCTGGTCGCCCTTGCGCCATCGTACACCTTCGCGACGCCGGTGCTCGGTGGCCAGTTGGTCGCGGGCATGGCGGGGCAGTTTGGCAGAGCCGCCGCCAATGTCTCCGGCACACTCACAGCGATTGCCGGACCGATTGTGGCGACGCGCAGCGGAACGCTCGAGGGCTCGCTCACGTCCTACGGCGACCTCGCACCATTCGCACAACTGCTCTGGAAAAATGGCGTCAACAATTACATGGCCTACTTCACAGGCAACATTCCCGTCGGCGACTATGATCCGCTGCGGCTCCCCAATATTGGGCTCGGGCACGGCGCTGTCGACGCCGGCGGCGGCTATACCTATTTCAACGAGGCGACGGGGAACGAATTCTCGGGCGTCGCCGGCTTTACCTACAATTTCCCGAATCCCGACACGCGTTACAGGAGCGGCATCGATTTCCATTTCGATTGGGGCGCATCGCATTTCCTGTCCAAGCAGCTTTTCGTCGGCATAGCTGGCTACGCCTACCAGCAAATCACCGACGATTCCGGACAGAACCCGATCCTCGGTGGTTTCAGGTCCCGCGCTTTCGGCGTCGGTCCGCAAATCGGATACAACTTCCCGGTTGGGGACATGCAGGGGTCCCTCGGCCTGAGGGGATACGGCGAATTTGGCGCGGCCAACCGTCCGTCGGGATGGAATGCGTGGCTGACATTCACCATTTCCCCGACCGCGGCAGCCGCGACCGCACCCAGAAAGCATGTCGTCGCAAGATGA
- a CDS encoding ABC-F family ATP-binding cassette domain-containing protein, which translates to MIRLDNVSKQAGHQILFIEASAALNKGEKIGLVGPNGAGKTTLFRMIAGEELPDEGQVSTDRGITIGYFNQDVGEMSGRSAVAEVMNGAGPVSEVAAELRELEAAMADPDKVDQMDEIIARYGEVQHAFEELDGYALDGRAREALSGLGFSQEMMDGDVGKLSGGWKMRVALARILLMRPDVMLLDEPSNHLDLESLIWLEKFLHDFEGTLLMTSHDREFINRVISKVIEIDSGSLTTYTGDYEFYEQQRAQNEKQQQAQFERQQAMLAKEIKFIERFKARASHAAQVQSRVKKLDKIERVEPPRRRQSIAFDFPPAPRSGEDVVALKNVHKGYGSKRIYDGLDFMIRRRERWCVMGVNGAGKSTLLKLIAGASEPDEGTVAVGGSVKMGYFAQHAMDLLDGERTVFQSLEDQFPTAGQGSLRALAGCFGFSGDDVEKRCRVLSGGEKARLVMAKMLFDPPNFLVLDEPTNHLDLATKEMLITALADFEGTMLFVSHDRHFLATLSNRVLELTPEGIHQFGGGYTEYVARTGQEAPGLRS; encoded by the coding sequence ATGATCCGCCTCGACAACGTCAGCAAGCAAGCCGGCCACCAGATCCTGTTCATCGAAGCCTCCGCCGCCCTCAACAAGGGCGAGAAGATCGGCCTCGTCGGCCCGAACGGCGCGGGCAAGACCACGCTGTTCCGGATGATCGCCGGTGAGGAACTGCCCGATGAAGGGCAGGTTTCGACCGATCGCGGCATCACCATCGGCTATTTCAACCAGGATGTGGGCGAGATGAGCGGCCGCAGCGCGGTGGCCGAGGTGATGAATGGTGCCGGTCCCGTCAGCGAGGTCGCAGCCGAGTTGCGCGAACTCGAGGCTGCGATGGCCGACCCCGACAAGGTCGACCAGATGGACGAGATCATCGCGCGCTATGGCGAGGTGCAGCACGCGTTCGAGGAGCTCGACGGTTACGCGCTCGACGGCCGTGCGCGCGAGGCGCTGTCCGGCCTCGGCTTCAGCCAGGAGATGATGGACGGCGATGTCGGCAAGCTTTCCGGCGGCTGGAAGATGCGCGTGGCGCTGGCGCGTATTCTCTTGATGCGCCCCGACGTCATGCTGCTCGACGAGCCGAGCAACCATCTCGATCTCGAAAGCCTGATCTGGCTGGAAAAATTCCTGCACGATTTCGAAGGCACGCTGCTGATGACCTCGCATGATCGCGAGTTCATCAACCGCGTGATCTCCAAGGTGATCGAGATCGATTCCGGATCGCTCACGACCTATACCGGCGATTACGAGTTCTACGAGCAGCAGCGGGCGCAGAACGAGAAGCAGCAGCAGGCGCAGTTCGAGCGCCAGCAGGCCATGCTCGCCAAGGAGATCAAGTTCATCGAGCGTTTCAAGGCGCGCGCATCTCACGCGGCCCAGGTGCAGAGCCGGGTGAAGAAGCTCGACAAGATCGAGCGGGTCGAGCCGCCACGCCGCCGCCAGAGCATCGCGTTCGACTTCCCGCCGGCTCCGCGCTCGGGCGAGGACGTCGTCGCCCTGAAGAACGTCCACAAGGGCTACGGCAGCAAGCGCATCTATGACGGCCTCGATTTCATGATACGCCGCAGGGAGCGCTGGTGCGTGATGGGCGTCAACGGCGCCGGCAAGTCGACGCTGCTCAAGCTGATCGCCGGTGCGAGCGAGCCGGACGAGGGCACAGTGGCGGTCGGCGGCAGCGTCAAGATGGGCTATTTCGCCCAGCACGCGATGGACCTGCTCGACGGTGAGCGCACCGTGTTCCAGTCGCTGGAGGACCAGTTTCCGACCGCGGGGCAGGGGTCGTTGCGCGCGCTCGCCGGCTGCTTCGGCTTCTCCGGCGACGACGTCGAGAAGCGCTGCCGCGTGCTCTCGGGCGGCGAGAAGGCGCGCCTGGTGATGGCCAAGATGCTGTTCGATCCGCCGAACTTCCTGGTGCTGGACGAGCCGACCAACCATCTCGACCTCGCCACCAAGGAGATGCTGATCACGGCGCTGGCGGATTTCGAGGGCACCATGCTGTTCGTCTCGCATGACCGCCACTTCCTGGCGACGCTGTCGAACCGCGTGCTGGAACTGACGCCGGAGGGCATCCACCAGTTCGGCGGCGGCTACACGGAATATGTCGCGCGCACCGGGCAGGAAGCGCCGGGATTGCGGTCGTAA
- a CDS encoding septal ring lytic transglycosylase RlpA family protein gives MTASGERFNKHALHAAHPSLPFGTRLRVTNVLNGKSVIVRVNDRGPFVHGRIIDVTSGAAQALGMIRIGVVNVTLEIVR, from the coding sequence ATGACCGCGAGCGGCGAGAGGTTCAACAAGCATGCGCTGCATGCGGCGCATCCGTCCTTGCCTTTCGGGACGCGCCTGCGCGTGACCAATGTCTTGAACGGAAAGTCCGTGATCGTGAGAGTCAATGACCGTGGTCCATTTGTTCACGGACGCATCATCGACGTCACATCGGGTGCGGCCCAAGCCCTTGGAATGATCAGGATCGGCGTGGTCAATGTCACGCTCGAGATCGTTCGATAG
- a CDS encoding class I SAM-dependent methyltransferase: MITKLKEISTAPLPCKICGAEAALFGVVDFAKHCNEARGRRLPLLGKPVYYHRCQGCGFLFTDAFDDWSEANFKTEIYNDDYIEVDPDYREARPTSCAKLVQDLFGASKAELRVLDYGGGGGLLSTTLRSSGFLEAQTFDPFVADFSRPPQGKFDIVTCFETLEHMPDPTAGIAAIVSSTKESGLVLFSTLLQPPDFEAHGVNWWYVGPRNGHVSIFSRAALVRAWQNHGYLTASFNDNLHMAFRSLPGFARHLLKQA, from the coding sequence ATGATCACCAAACTGAAAGAGATTTCCACGGCGCCTCTGCCGTGCAAGATCTGCGGCGCAGAGGCCGCGCTGTTCGGCGTGGTCGACTTCGCCAAACATTGCAATGAAGCCCGCGGCCGGCGGCTGCCGCTGTTGGGGAAGCCGGTCTATTACCACCGCTGCCAGGGCTGCGGTTTCCTGTTCACCGATGCATTCGACGACTGGAGCGAGGCGAACTTCAAGACCGAGATCTATAACGACGATTATATCGAGGTCGATCCCGACTACAGGGAGGCTCGGCCGACCAGCTGCGCAAAACTGGTGCAAGACCTGTTTGGAGCCAGCAAGGCCGAGTTGCGCGTGCTTGACTATGGCGGCGGTGGCGGCCTGCTGAGCACGACGTTGCGCAGCTCCGGCTTCCTGGAGGCGCAGACCTTCGATCCCTTCGTGGCCGATTTCTCGCGGCCGCCGCAGGGGAAATTCGATATCGTCACCTGTTTCGAGACGCTGGAGCACATGCCCGATCCGACGGCCGGCATCGCCGCCATCGTCTCGAGCACAAAGGAGTCCGGACTCGTGCTGTTCTCCACGCTGCTGCAGCCACCTGATTTCGAGGCGCACGGCGTCAATTGGTGGTATGTCGGCCCGCGCAACGGTCACGTCTCGATCTTCAGCCGTGCAGCGCTTGTCCGTGCCTGGCAGAACCACGGCTATCTGACCGCCTCCTTCAACGACAATCTGCACATGGCCTTCCGCTCGCTGCCCGGGTTTGCCCGGCATCTGTTGAAGCAGGCCTGA
- a CDS encoding MBL fold metallo-hydrolase, with amino-acid sequence MRQLRIGDITIDAVIEREGPWRRPQDFFPAYDEGVFARHLPTMEPEVFDAARGMMVITYQTFVVRTPRYTILVDTCTGEDKGHPPPFDFPGKERWRNELFALGISFEQIDYVFCTHLHIDHTGWNTTLRDGCWVPTFPNAKYVFHKGEYAAWEAENAKGNNPPGTVFRDNCLPIVEAGQALLVDDDYALDDTVTLTPTPGHSPCHCCVNIFSKGRRAVVAGDLMHHQIQCREPDWSAKPDWDAKQSAVSRRKFFASVADTDTLILPIHFPAPTVGLIKPLGDAFDYRFRRD; translated from the coding sequence ATGAGGCAACTCCGGATCGGCGACATCACCATCGATGCGGTGATCGAGCGGGAAGGGCCGTGGCGGCGGCCGCAGGATTTCTTCCCGGCCTATGACGAGGGCGTGTTCGCCCGTCATCTGCCGACGATGGAGCCTGAGGTGTTCGATGCCGCGCGCGGCATGATGGTCATCACCTACCAGACATTTGTCGTGCGCACGCCGCGCTACACCATCCTCGTCGACACCTGCACCGGCGAGGACAAGGGCCATCCGCCGCCGTTCGACTTCCCCGGCAAGGAGCGCTGGCGCAACGAATTGTTCGCGCTCGGCATCTCCTTCGAGCAGATCGACTACGTCTTCTGCACGCATCTGCACATCGACCACACCGGCTGGAATACGACTTTGCGCGACGGGTGCTGGGTGCCGACGTTTCCGAATGCAAAGTACGTCTTTCACAAGGGCGAGTACGCGGCCTGGGAGGCCGAGAATGCCAAGGGCAACAATCCGCCGGGCACCGTCTTCCGCGACAATTGCCTGCCGATCGTCGAGGCCGGGCAGGCGCTGCTGGTCGACGACGACTACGCGCTCGATGACACCGTCACGCTGACGCCGACGCCGGGGCACTCACCCTGTCATTGCTGCGTGAATATCTTTTCGAAGGGACGCCGCGCGGTGGTCGCGGGCGATCTCATGCATCACCAGATCCAGTGCCGCGAGCCGGACTGGTCGGCAAAGCCGGATTGGGATGCCAAGCAGTCGGCGGTGTCGCGGCGAAAGTTCTTCGCCTCCGTTGCGGACACCGACACGCTGATCCTGCCGATCCATTTTCCGGCGCCGACGGTCGGGCTCATCAAGCCGCTCGGCGACGCGTTCGACTATCGGTTCAGGCGAGACTAG
- a CDS encoding carbonic anhydrase: protein MKTIDIIYRFNPQEATIRPLPLDCDTALGRLVHGNKSFAALVDHVKDQSGIQQVIPVDPSDLGLLPGGPETAKQRPFAAILGCSDARVPIELIFNEGPNDLFVIRVAGNGLGTEVLGSLKYAVENLAGSLKLIVVLGHSGCGALTTAVDVFLNPGDYLPLAAKHSLRNILDRLLLVVQSSARKLAATFGPDVVRDPGYRKALTEASIVTNAALAAYSIQQEFGSSAPGELQTVYGVYLLETREVWAPRPGAVDAIGLAAAPHDLSGFIELGEAIVQSRRIASYLNQEKSRSTTGSP, encoded by the coding sequence GTGAAGACGATCGATATCATATATCGGTTCAATCCGCAGGAAGCCACGATCAGGCCGTTGCCGTTGGATTGCGACACGGCTCTGGGCCGGCTCGTGCACGGAAACAAGAGCTTTGCCGCCCTTGTCGACCACGTCAAGGACCAGAGCGGAATACAGCAGGTGATCCCAGTCGACCCAAGCGATCTGGGATTGCTGCCGGGCGGTCCCGAAACGGCAAAGCAGCGTCCGTTTGCCGCGATACTCGGCTGCTCGGACGCTCGCGTACCCATCGAGCTGATCTTCAACGAAGGGCCGAATGATCTTTTTGTCATCCGCGTGGCGGGCAATGGTCTGGGCACCGAGGTGCTTGGAAGCCTCAAATATGCGGTGGAAAATCTCGCCGGCAGTTTGAAGCTTATCGTGGTGCTCGGTCACAGCGGATGTGGCGCCCTGACGACGGCCGTCGATGTATTCCTGAACCCGGGCGACTACCTGCCGCTCGCCGCCAAGCATTCGTTGCGCAACATTCTCGACCGTCTGCTTCTGGTGGTGCAGTCCTCCGCGCGAAAGCTGGCCGCGACGTTTGGTCCTGACGTCGTCCGTGACCCGGGATACCGAAAAGCCCTGACCGAGGCCTCGATCGTCACCAACGCAGCGCTGGCGGCTTACTCGATACAACAGGAGTTCGGGAGCAGCGCTCCTGGCGAGCTACAAACCGTTTACGGCGTTTATCTTCTGGAGACTCGCGAGGTCTGGGCGCCGCGTCCTGGCGCGGTTGACGCGATCGGGTTAGCCGCCGCGCCTCACGACCTCAGTGGATTCATTGAGCTTGGCGAGGCGATCGTCCAGTCACGCCGCATTGCGTCATATCTCAATCAGGAGAAATCGCGGAGTACGACCGGCTCGCCCTGA
- a CDS encoding phospholipase D family protein — protein sequence MRRETTDYPHPVSTAFEDHASTRLGQFFERAASEHPGLSGFSLLSHGREAFIVRLALADLAERSLDMQYYSWDGDTTGRIILDSVTKAADRGVRARLLVDDPFYKASDAVKAALDAHPNVEIRLFNPLTNRGWSILDFIFDFGRVNRRMHNKLMVADNAAAIVGGRNIGDIYYGVNTIANYRDLDVLAVGPVVRNLSEVFDRFWNSPSTVPIGAIVNRAYGSADLDAILLRLREAIAMADYPYPIDQDLEELAAQGADLRDDLVWAHGRVIADDPETIARGKESDHVVGFIRGRVAQLKRELLVESPYFVLPAEAQAAVKALHERHVRVRALTNSLASNDMLPAHSGYAKTRRRLLENGMELYELRPDTDAFRPGWSLLSGRSPAALHTKAMAFDREAVFIGSFNLDPRSAVINTEAGLYVESPELAERLTTYMATGVVPANSYRVLLDPNGKITWETVKDGKDVRYRDEPQTGFQRRLVANLWKLLPINAQL from the coding sequence ATGCGCCGTGAAACGACCGACTATCCGCACCCAGTGTCGACGGCGTTCGAGGACCACGCATCGACCAGGCTGGGCCAATTCTTCGAGCGTGCGGCGAGCGAGCATCCGGGCCTCTCCGGCTTCAGCCTCTTGAGCCACGGGCGCGAGGCCTTCATCGTTCGTCTGGCGCTGGCCGACCTGGCCGAGCGAAGTCTCGACATGCAGTACTATTCCTGGGACGGCGATACGACCGGCCGGATCATCCTCGACAGCGTGACAAAGGCGGCCGATCGCGGGGTCAGGGCACGGCTCCTCGTCGACGATCCCTTCTACAAGGCGAGTGATGCGGTCAAAGCCGCGCTCGATGCTCACCCCAATGTCGAGATCCGTCTCTTCAACCCGCTCACCAACCGGGGATGGTCAATTCTTGACTTCATTTTCGACTTCGGCCGGGTCAACCGCCGCATGCACAACAAGCTGATGGTTGCTGATAACGCGGCGGCGATCGTCGGCGGCCGCAATATCGGTGACATCTATTATGGCGTGAACACGATCGCCAACTACCGCGATCTCGACGTGTTGGCGGTTGGGCCCGTCGTCCGCAATCTGTCGGAGGTGTTCGACCGTTTCTGGAACAGCCCCTCTACCGTGCCGATCGGGGCCATCGTCAATCGCGCCTATGGCTCTGCCGATCTCGACGCCATCCTGCTTCGCTTGCGGGAGGCGATCGCTATGGCCGACTATCCTTATCCGATAGACCAGGACCTCGAGGAGCTGGCGGCCCAGGGCGCCGACCTCCGAGACGATCTCGTGTGGGCACATGGTCGCGTTATCGCCGACGACCCGGAAACCATCGCCCGCGGCAAGGAGAGCGACCATGTGGTCGGGTTCATCCGCGGGCGGGTCGCGCAGCTGAAACGGGAGTTGCTCGTCGAGTCGCCTTATTTCGTGCTTCCCGCCGAGGCGCAGGCAGCCGTCAAGGCGCTGCACGAGCGCCATGTCAGGGTGCGCGCGCTGACCAACTCGCTTGCTTCGAACGACATGCTGCCGGCGCATTCGGGTTACGCCAAGACCCGCAGACGGCTGCTCGAGAACGGCATGGAGCTATACGAGCTGCGCCCGGATACCGACGCCTTTCGGCCGGGTTGGTCGCTGCTTTCCGGACGATCGCCAGCGGCATTGCATACCAAGGCCATGGCCTTCGACCGCGAAGCCGTGTTCATCGGCAGCTTCAACCTCGACCCGCGCTCTGCGGTGATCAACACCGAAGCTGGCCTCTATGTCGAGAGCCCGGAGCTTGCCGAAAGGCTGACGACCTACATGGCGACTGGTGTCGTGCCCGCCAACAGCTATCGCGTTCTCCTCGACCCGAATGGCAAGATCACGTGGGAAACGGTGAAGGACGGTAAAGACGTGCGCTACCGGGACGAACCCCAAACCGGCTTTCAGCGGCGCCTGGTGGCCAATTTGTGGAAGCTCCTACCGATCAACGCGCAACTCTGA